One window from the genome of Epinephelus fuscoguttatus linkage group LG3, E.fuscoguttatus.final_Chr_v1 encodes:
- the soul5l gene encoding uncharacterized protein soul5l yields MAFISVLALLALVVSAEGSVGPSTNTSFCTESKECLEYQLVCKTDEYEVRHYSPTRWVSTDAEAYFMGVGAAMAFRRLFQYITGANEGGIQMEMTAPVLVKIPEETKMWEPAIYSLNFPLPAAYQEKPPVPTNDKLYFTEMPEMDVYVRSYGGWMLSVTSRLHAHLLTKELARVRASYNHSYHYGVGYDSPLKLLNRHNEVWYVAEGELVCTDPQEPTPAHTPRPTQANSPTDSPSDPFPHTLSDSPSLTPSNLSSNTTSNASSPTLSDTPALPPSNAPPSPSTNLPADAPFSQTPTSTQILLDPTTNSSDPASVSPSLEPQSDAALWNSTAHSSLDTQADSSPVVEPVDAH; encoded by the exons ACCGAGCACCAACACCAGCTTTTGCACCGAGTCAAAGGAATGTCTGGAATATCAGCTGGTCTGCAAAACAGATGAATATGAG gtgcgaCACTACAGCCCCACTCGCTGGGTGTCAACAGACGCCGAAGCCTACTTCATGGGCGTGGGTGCAGCCATGGCTTTCAGGAGACTTTTCCAGTACATCACTGGAGCCAATGAAGGAG GCATCCAGATGGAGATGACCGCCCCTGTCCTGGTCAAGATCCCAGAGGAGACCAAGATGTGGGAGCCGGCTATCTACTCACTTAACTTCCCCCTGCCGGCAGCCTATCAGGAGAAGCCGCCCGTGCCCACCAATGACAAG TTGTATTTCACTGAGATGCCAGAGATGGATGTCTATGTGAGGAGTTATGGAGGCTGGATGCTGTCAGTCACCTCCAGGCTTCACGCTCATCTGCTGACTAAAGAACTGGCGAGGGTTCGTGCTTCTTACAACCACAGCTACCACTATGGAGTCGGCTATGACAG tccCTTGAAGCTGTTGAACAGGCACAATGAGGTTTGGTACGTGGCCGAGGGGGAGCTAGTTTGCACGGATCCGCAGGAGCCGACCCCTGCGCACACACCCAGGCCAACTCAGGCCAACTCACCCACAGACTCTCCATCTGACCCGTTCCCTCACACACTCTCTGATTCACCCTCACTCACTCCCTCCAACCTATCCTCAAATACAACGTCCAACGCATCCTCACCAACGCTGTCTGACACCCCTGCTCTCCCCCCATCCAACGCTCCTCCCAGTCCATCAACCAACCTGCCTGCTGACGCCCCGTTCAGCCAAACCCCCACCTCCACTCAGATCCTGCTGGACCCCACAACCAACTCCTCCGACCCCGCCTCTGTGAGCCCGTCCCTGGAGCCCCAGTCTGACGCCGCCCTATGGAACAGCACAGCCCACAGCTCTCTGGATACACAAGCTGACAGCAGCCCCGTGGTCGAGCCAGTCGACGCTCATTAG